Within Dictyostelium discoideum AX4 chromosome 4 chromosome, whole genome shotgun sequence, the genomic segment ttagtaTTGATGATCCATTTTTGTAAGTagaataatttgatttaatttaaattattattcctttttttattttttttattttttttcttttttttctattttcactaacaaaatataaatttatagatTTATAACAAGATGTAATTCaacattatatttatttaatatttattattgtttttcaaataaaaagataatgatTCTTCCAAAGAagcaattaaataataactattatAGTAGTGATAACTATAGTaattaccaacaacaaccacaacaacaaccacaacaacaacaacaatataatACGGGATATAATCAACATCAATATactgatgaaaatgaatataaCCACAGAGGAAATCGATTGGTTTCAAACCCATCTTCAACCattcaaagaaataaaaaatttgatacaaataataattataattttaataataataattacaattataatagcaatttcaataataataataacaataacaatattaataataataataataataccaataatagtaacattaatattattagtaataataataataatatcaataataataataatattattaataataataataataataataataataataatattaataatagtgcatatagtaattttaataatagtaatggttataattatacaaattaaatattttttttatttatttttaattttttttttttttttaaataaagagaAAACTGTTAAATAGgtgtattaataattataataataaaatgataataatatcttattattttattatttaacaatttttttttctgaaaatacatttttttttttttttttaaaggaatgtgtttataaaaatgtttttttttttttttattattaatgtttatttggattttttttatatactgTACCAAATATACCTTTAATTTGATCAGAACTAACAGGCATGGTTTGATTATAACAATCACTTGTAATATCTTGAAAATGTTCATACTTTTCAATGAAAACTTCTTCCAATCTTTCCCAAATAACAAGTATCAATTGTGAATCTTTTGTAATATTCTTTTGAACATTTCCTAATGCTTTCAATAAACCtttttcaatcttttttttttttttttttttttttttttttttttttttcaaaaacatgaaataaaaataaaataaaagaaaattagaaaataataattaataattattcaaaattaatataatacaaacattttcagttttaaacttttcaacaatttttttaaattgttgttttgaATGAGATTGTTGGAATTGAATATCAGAAGGTGGTAAAGTTAATAATAGTTCATCCATTTTTGTGTAGTATTCAATTAATGGTTTGAATTTGagatcaattaaaaagtttacatagatttccaaattttctttaaaaattgattgagAGGTATCTTTATGTTGAGTTAGACAATTGATATTAAGTTCttgtaatttcaaataaaagaaataatgatTCTCAAGTTTTGAAatgaatttgtattttttatccTCTGGTAATTTCTCTACCAAACCATCCAACCAATTAAATAGCTCTAATATGATCTTCTTATAGgatgattcaattaaaagagtGCTTGAACCAGTGTCTGATTCAGATTTATACTTTTGTAATTCTTTAACAAAGATATGAAAATTTCTAAAATGTGGTAAAACACCACATCTCTTTAAAGAGGTTTGAGTTGACTTAATTGCATCAACTTGAACTTCTAAAAATTTGTTGAATAAAgtttttatacttttttgtACCTCTGCCAAAATCTTTACAAAATATGAAGAATGATGAGAATCTTTACGTGAATGAGCGTCAATATATAACTCTGTTTCAAGTAACATTGTTAAAAGATAGAATGGATTAACTTGATCAGCTTTTTCAaccatatttattaattctggTACAACTCCATTAAACATTGCACTTAATATTAAATCCAATGGTGCATCTGGTGATTCTttaggtggtggtggtggtggtggtggtggtgatgattcttctgttgatgataatgagCCATTGACTGCATTATTTGGAGATTTTGGActatttgaatcaattggTTTATCATTATCCAATgaaggtgatgatgatgaatctggatcttttttttttttatcttttttatcttttttatcttttttatcttttttatcttttttacttgattttttatcttttctaTCCTTACCATCTttattactaccactaccaccaccactactatttgAATGATGATTACGTTGACCAGCTAGTCTTGGTGGGTCTtgatataaaaagaaatccattacaaaattttgttttgtcattatataaatttctaAACAAGATAATgcatatttaaataatctattGATTTTACGTTTTTTAATACCATCTTtgccactactactactactactactactactatttttAGATGGTGTACTTGTTGAtgtattgttatttaaactatcaattgatttctttgatgaagatgaagaagaaaagaaatcattttgatcctttgattctttttctaatGACTGTTGAATAGTTGAAAAGAAAAGTTTAATATCACTTTCATAAATTCGACGAAATGCTTTAATATAAGAAACAATCAATGGGATTAACTTTTCATGATCCATCTCTTTCAACCAATTAACCAATGGTTTAAATTTTCTTAAAAGGTCATAGTATTCCAAGTAATCTGGAAACTTTTCTTCACCGGGTGTTTGAGATGTTGTTGTGATGACATGTTTACCAATTTCCTTATCAGtggttttaaatatattttcaacCAATGCTGCGACCTTTCTTGCAAATGAGATTTTATAAGTTTCAAATACCTTTCTTTGATCTTTAACAGCCATCATATTATCCATACCACTCTTTAATTTGGTTGTTAATGCACGTTTTAAATCTTCAGCTGCTTCAATTGCCATCTTTAATCCCTTGGTATCGTTAAATTGTGGTGCTGTTAGTGTGGAAATTGTGTTGTCTGATAAAGTCATTAAcccaattaaattattcaattcAGAGTATAATAACTTTTGATTTCTTGATACAATCTCCATCTTATTATTCTTTCCTTCAATATGTTCAATATATTTCTTCATATcttgtaattgtttattataataCTCAATCCATGCCGTCACACCTGTTAAATGTGTACCATCTTTATCACCTAATTGACTTATAACTTCATTAACTCCAACACCTGAATCTAAAACACCAACAATCATttcctttaaaaaaaaaaaaaaaaaaaaaaaaaattattaattattaattattataaaataaaaatttattttattatataatttaacatACAGTTTCTAAAGTTGATAACGTTTTACCTAAACGTTCAGTTAAAATATCAACATCTTTTTCAAATGAgagataattattaataacattttctaaatcttcatcaccatcattatttcCCAAACTAGTTGCACTACTACTTAGAGTATTGTTTGATGGACCATTGCTTACATTATCATTCGATTGTGATAGAAATGATGGGTACTCAAGTATTGGGATATTACTATGATGGTGATTTTCACTATCACTCTCTGAATGTGTGGTTTCTGATGGATCGTATTCACTCTCACTATATTGACTATATCTATCACTAAATTGACCGCTATATCTATTATGTTGAATACCCACTCTACTAATACCACCTGAATATCCAAGATGAtccattatttattattattattattgttttagttttgtgttatattaatattaaaatttattaaaaacattaattaaaaaaaatataaaatttatgaatttgtttttttttttttctttttttatattaattaattaaaaaaaaaaaaaaaaaaaaaaaaaattaattaaaaaaataaaaac encodes:
- the exoc1 gene encoding exocyst complex subunit 1, encoding MDHLGYSGGISRVGIQHNRYSGQFSDRYSQYSESEYDPSETTHSESDSENHHHSNIPILEYPSFLSQSNDNVSNGPSNNTLSSSATSLGNNDGDEDLENVINNYLSFEKDVDILTERLGKTLSTLETEMIVGVLDSGVGVNEVISQLGDKDGTHLTGVTAWIEYYNKQLQDMKKYIEHIEGKNNKMEIVSRNQKLLYSELNNLIGLMTLSDNTISTLTAPQFNDTKGLKMAIEAAEDLKRALTTKLKSGMDNMMAVKDQRKVFETYKISFARKVAALVENIFKTTDKEIGKHVITTTSQTPGEEKFPDYLEYYDLLRKFKPLVNWLKEMDHEKLIPLIVSYIKAFRRIYESDIKLFFSTIQQSLEKESKDQNDFFSSSSSSKKSIDSLNNNTSTSTPSKNSSSSSSSSSGKDGIKKRKINRLFKYALSCLEIYIMTKQNFVMDFFLYQDPPRLAGQRNHHSNSSGGGSGSNKDGKDRKDKKSSKKDKKDKKDKKDKKDKKKKDPDSSSSPSLDNDKPIDSNSPKSPNNAVNGSLSSTEESSPPPPPPPPPKESPDAPLDLILSAMFNGVVPELINMVEKADQVNPFYLLTMLLETELYIDAHSRKDSHHSSYFVKILAEVQKSIKTLFNKFLEVQVDAIKSTQTSLKRCGVLPHFRNFHIFVKELQKYKSESDTGSSTLLIESSYKKIILELFNWLDGLVEKLPEDKKYKFISKLENHYFFYLKLQELNINCLTQHKDTSQSIFKENLEIYVNFLIDLKFKPLIEYYTKMDELLLTLPPSDIQFQQSHSKQQFKKIVEKFKTENIEKGLLKALGNVQKNITKDSQLILVIWERLEEVFIEKYEHFQDITSDCYNQTMPVSSDQIKGIFGTVYKKNPNKH